DNA from Elgaria multicarinata webbii isolate HBS135686 ecotype San Diego chromosome 8, rElgMul1.1.pri, whole genome shotgun sequence:
AACGGCCATGATTATTGTAGGTTAGGACCGCGGTAGACGGTTCTTTCCATAATGCTCTGTTTGGCCAATTCAAATGGGAAGCTTACAATCTTAGAGACAGAGAGCCCCTCTACCTTGAgaggaaatcatgttgcttaaatagggcttttgtgcttccttctttttggcatgattgttatggggcGACCACATGGATTGGATTGATTGAATACATCCCCTCTTCACTTCAATGAGactgtgccatctagtggcagaagattctACTTTTTTCAGGATATTAccatgttaccactttaaaagtggttcttttcatggcagaatttccaGAGGATACCacggagacatcctggtcattgacgaCGTCATGTAAAAGACCAGCAAACTTTCATGAGTTGCCAATCACGAGTGGCCAATAAGTCactcgtttagaggagcccagAGTACTGAACTAGGTAGActtttggtttgatctagcaAGGCCTGTCCTAAGTGAGGACTGATAAATAGCAAGTGAGCATAACAGTGAAATCATAGGGAAACACAACTTCACAGTGAGTTATTGTGTTGAGCTCAGGTTTTGTACTAAAATGAATGGTTAGTCCAAAggaattaaattattttcttgCTTCATTATTTTCAGTTCCAATTATCATGACAGCATTCCTTGCAAGGAACAGTCCAAATGCTGCTGTGCTCTCACTCTTCCTGTcctggccatttcttttcttctgcatGCTTCTTAGAGCTCAAATTACTAGTCAATACCTGGGCCACCATCAAACTAGaaattctccctccatctttggCAGCCAAGAACTTGCTGTGTTCCTGTATTCGTGCCAGTGCTTTCTATCCAGTTGGAAGATTTTCTCCACACTTCATGTTTCATGCTTGTTTCGACAATATTTACATCCAGGGCTTCAATTACTTCTGAGCCAGCTGAACCCCTTTAGCTCTCAGGTTGCTGCTGGCTCTATCCTTGTTTAAAAGCATTGTGGGAGTCATTATCCCTCCCCTCCAGCCCTGTTCCAGGCTTCCTATTTCAACACTTGGCCCCAGTTCTGCTCCCACAGTATAATGGATGGGAGAAGTACAGGGATTCCTGGATGCTGGAATGGCGAAGGATTGGAATCAGCAATGCCTCGGCAGGTTTTTAagcaccactgtcaccagctgctgttgctcctcatcctctttctcatcattgctaccagttGTTTGATACTTGCCtactgagcaagtaggcagtggtatctagtgatcctccttttcaccaccattattgtctgggccagaatgagaggcaggtgaacaagcagattgcaatggtgaagaggagaagcaactccagggggctcttgcccaTGGATCCCCTACTGGGACTTGGACCCTCAGCAGGAATCTAACTATGCCTACCTGACACTGGCCATGAACCTGGATTAGCTGTCTTCAATATGGCACATTAGATTTGCAATAACGTTCTTtccaacaaaggtccgcatagttaaagcaatggtattccccgtagtaacctatggctgcgagagctggaccataaggaaagctgagcgaaggaagatagacgcttttgaactgtggtgttggaggaaaattctgagagtgccttggactgccagaagatcaaaccagtccatacttcaggaaataaagtcagactgctcacttgagggaatggtattaaaggcaaaactgaagtactttggccacataatgagaagacaggataccctggagaagaggctgatgctagggaaagtggaaggcaaaaggaagaggggccgaccaagggcaagatggatggatgatattctggaagtgacagacttgaccttgggggagctaggggtggtgacggccgacagaaagctctggcgtgggctggtccatgaagtcacgaagagtcggaagcgactgaacgaataaacaacaacaaaatctttcCTACTGTAGTGCATCTGTCAATATCTTTAAGAAAAGCTAGTCAGTGTTTGGGCAGCTTAATGAAAGAACTAGAATCTGAATTGCTGGAAGTTTGAATAATTCACATAATAAAACCTATTGATTTTGAGATCGAGTCTTTGTTTGATGATTGCACTCACAGAGGGCTATATAAATATTACTGTTTAGAGTTTGGCCATCTTGGTTACTGTGAATTGACCCTTCATTGGGCAACTGCTCTTAGGACAAAGGGATATTAATGTCCCTTAATGATTTAAAATGAATCTCCCTAGTGTTTGGGAAATAACATCTTCCAGTTAGTTTGTGAAGATGTTTCTAATGTCAGCTTCATTCATTATGGAAATAGTGTGgttgttataaaaataaaaagcatccaTGCATTGGAGGCCCAATGAGGATGCTCTAATATGTGTTTTTGGCTTCCTACATGGACCTGCCAAGTCTTCACACAGCTAATGTCACATTTCTGTCAACTGAACACATATATACAATTATTAAATGTCCCCTTCAAGCTAAGAAGTATTAAGGATGTTCTATTTTGGCTGGTCCTGTTTAGAGTACAtccatccaaagccctgctctGGCTTAATACTAGAGATGAACCCTTGAAAAATGGTCTCCCGAAAATAGTTTGGTATTCCTCTCTCTCTATTTTTGGTTTGATGCTGCCATAAAGTAAATAGATAGTTCTACCTAGAGCCATAGTTTTATATGGTCATCTTGGAAACAATTTAACCTACTTGGTTAATTCTGATTACTCTTGGGTACCATATCCAGCTTAACAAAAGTATTTTATTTCAATCAGGACTACCAAACTAATGACAATGATCAGGCAGTTGTGGAGATCTGCATCACTCGAATCACCACAGCCATCAGAGAGACAGAatccatagagaaacatgggAAAGCCCTAGTTGCTCTTTGGGAGTCATGCCTAGAGCACAATCTGAAACCTTTAGGAAAAGATGAAGACACACCCCATGCAAAGATAGCATCTGACATTATGAGCTGCATTTTGCAGGTAAGAATGGATTGCAAGGAGCAAAGAATGATCAACGCTTTAATGAGCAACCAGTTTTATGGGAACTGCCCTTGGCTTGATTTATTCATGAGTTTCCTTagggaattttattttaactCAAAAGGtgagctgttttgtttttgtctgtttttaatCTTAGGCTGTGAATGGTGGCTGTGCCTTATCATATTGCCTTGCCATTGTCAAGTTCCCTGCAGGCTGTTACCTGGTTTGTGTAATCTTGTGTAGTCCTCAAAGCAgggcagctccaggtttgaggggcaCCTAGGCATGGTGTCTTCTGGTGGGCACCCTCCTCTGTCGGTCAGTCCTGGTGGGCTTCCCTGGTTGCAGTCAAGCAATGCTGGGCTACTAGATGTAGCCAACCTTTTAATTTCTCAGAGTTCTGATGTCATTATGTTATGCATTTTCCCATCTCTATTAGCGGCTAAATGCACAACATTTTGATGTCAGGCCATGGAGTAAGTTTTACTACACGTTACGAAGGGGGAAGCAGAGGGGATGTGGGGGGATGCTAATTTGTTTGGTTGCAGCCCATATTTCTCATAAGGTGGTGCTTTGTCATCACTATCAGTATCAAAATGTACAATCACAACCAATACTGAACCAATTTATATGGTACAATATCAGGTCAAATCCATGCCCAGTGATGTGCTCATTTTCACATTGACTGACCCATTAAGCTTGGAAAGAAAGTTGCAGTCTAGAAAGGTATGAAGAAAGAAGGTGGATCCAGGATAAAACCAAATGTATTATATATCACGGGTACATCAGAGCATGGAAGTAGACCCAGAAAATAGCTTGCCAGGAGACTGCTCTTTTTCACTGATAAGGCATGAGACTGATCCAGAAATTGTGTGTATGCAACCTATCAGGGTGATGTTTAGCATCAGCCAAGGTTTTCTTCAGCTGTGGTGGCATTTAGTTGTCCATCTAATTCTGGGGGTAGGCCCTTGCCCTTGTAGCTTGTTGGCACTGTTTTAACCCAGCCATTCCTGACAGCATACATTCAATACTAAAATGCTTCTTGCTGTCTAATCCTGGCTACCTTTCAGGACTCACCCTAAAGGCTTGTGTTGTTTAAAAAATCTTATTAACCTGTTTTGACTCTTGGCTGTTTTCATCCAAAATGAACAAGAACATGATATTAGAGAGGAAGAGAACTTCTAGGCCAGGTTTCACATCAGTGCAGTGGCAAATTAAAACTCTGTGTGTGCCCAGTTCTGTTCATTTTGTTCTGCTTCGGAACTCTAGGACCAAAtccaagtaaacattttaaatgatgaaagatgaaaaaaaaaaaaccccttcatCCTAGGCGGGTGTTGATTTCCAAAAGTATGCTTCTTTACTAAACAGAACAAGCCCCCATTGTCTCTACTTCACTTGTTATTGTAACTTTGTCAAAACAAAGGCCCTGTTGACTCGTGTGTATTAATTACCATCAAATTGGCTGTACTTGTTCAAGATGCCTGCTGGTGATATGTGATCAATAGCCTCCCACTCATTGGTACTCCTTACGCTGTTTATCTCAGGTAGTTCTATTGTTCCCATTACAGTATTTTTACAAGGAAgtatggctctgtgtgtgtgtgtgtgtgtgtgtgtgtgtgtgtgtgtgtgacagagagagagagagaaagatgcttAAGTTACTATACCATCCAGAAGTTCCAGGAATGATCCAACATGCACGAGACAGAAATTGGCAGAAATTAGGGTGCTTGGTCagcaattggggagggggcaaagtACAATCCCAGAGGTGCAACCTCGCCTCCTTGCTTTGGCACAAAGGGGAAGAACTCAATGGTACaccacatgcttttcatgcaaaaggccccaggttcaatccctggcatctccagttaaaaggaccaaGTGGCAGTTAAAAGGTCCAAGGGATGGGAAAAACCTGCCAAAGATtcaggagagccactgccagtcagcagTGCTAGTCTAGATGGACACATAGTCTGACTGGCATAAAGCAGCCTCCTATATTGCTTGGATGCTGTTCTCAAATCACGTACATGATGCAGAATCATGTTCCCACATCTTCTGCAACGTAGCAAGGGAACTTGGGGTGGCAAGAAAAGAGTCTAATGATAATTAcaaaaattccatagttttaccatgATAACCTTTGTGAATCAAAACCAGTCCTTTTCTAAATATACAATAGGATTTATATTAACCATTTCCATGTCTTGTGAACTAAAAATGATGTATAAATCAAGCAAACAATGAATATCTGAGAGTCatgtgcaaaagtaagtgaaTCCTGGTTGCAACAGCTTCATTAAAGGGAATAATTAGAATCAGATATTTAAGCAATTAGGTAGATCTTCAGGGATGAATTTGAGAGACCCCATTCTATACAAGTTTCAGAACCTTTGTGAGTTTGGTCTTCACCATATGGTTTTGTGGAAACATGTCATGAGGAGCTCAGAAAAGCAGTTGTTGCTGCTCATCTGTCTAGAAAAGGTTACAAAACCATTTCTAATGACATGAGGCCCCACCAATCCACTGTCAGACAAATAGTCTACAAATGGAGAAGGTGCAAAATCACAGTCACTCTTCTCAGGAGCGGTTGTCCTACCAAAATCTCTCCAAGAACAACCAGCACATTGTCCGGGAAGTCAAAAAAACAACCCCAGAGTAACATCCAAGGATTTGCAGGCCACTCTCGCCTTGGCTAATGTGAGAGATCAATCCtcaatgattgattgattgattgattgattgactgcattttataccacccagaaAAAAGACTAAACAAAAATGGTGTTCAGGGAGGATAGCCAGGAGGAAACTAttgctctctaaaaagaacactGCAGCCCATCATTAAAGATCACATAGATGATCCCCAAAACTTCTAgaacaatgttctctggacagCCAAATCAAAGGTAGAACTTTTGGGCCCTAATGAGAAATGTTATGTCTGGTGAAaacacacactggcctggttcatacaacatgctaaaccatgctgcttaaccacaaaatggttaagggaatgcatgccactaagttgtctgaaccaggttaCTAAGttcggtaaaaaaaaaacctcatcacaaccgtcaagcatggtggtgggaatgtgatggTTTGGGCTGGCTTTGCTGTCTCAGAATCTGGGCGGCTTGCCATCATTGACAGAACCATGAATTGTATAAGAAGATTCTAGAGGAGAATGTCAGGCCATTCGTCCATGAGCTGAAGCTGAACCCAAAGTGGGTCATGAAACAAGacaatgatcctaaacatacaAGCAGATGTATAAAAGAAtggctgcagaagaagaaattctGCATTTTAGAATGACCTACTCCAAGTCtgtacctagaatcatagaatagtagagttggaaggggcctataagaccatcgagtccaataccctgctcagtacaggaatccaccctaaagcatacttgagaaatggttgtccagctgcctcttgaatgcctctagtgtgggagagcccacaacctccctaggtaactggttctattgtcatattgttctaacagtcaggaagtttttcctgatgtccagccagaatctggcttcctgtaacttcagcctgttattccgtgtcctgcactctgggatgatcgagaagagatcctggccctcctctgagtgtcaaccttttaagtatttgaagagtgctatcctgtctcccctcaatcttctcttctccaggctaaacatgcccagttctttcagtctctcgtcatagggctttctttccagacccctaatcatcctggttgccctcctctgaacacgctccagctctaAATTCTATTGAACTGGCTGGACCTGAAGCGAGCTGGACCTGAAGTGAGCTGCTGATGCAGGCAGCCCTCAAATGTCACTGAGTTGAAGTAGTTCAGTAAGGTGGAATGGATCAAACCCTCAAAACTGATGTGAGGGACTGaccaacagttacaggaaacaTTTACTTGAAGTCATTGCTTCTCAAGGGGGTGCCACCAGGTAGTGAATCTAAAGGTTCTCAtacatggatattgaatgttAAATCAATGTTGAAATAAATGTTTGTGTGGCATTTGTTGAATCAGGTTATCTATTCTTCTTATGCTAGGATTATGGTCTTAGACTAAGATCTAATAACATTTTAGGTTGGAAATATGTAACAATCCTAAAGGGTTCACAGACTTTTTCTCACCATTGTAAGTCATGTGCTGTAGAAGGGCAGTGCAAATGACTAGGATCAACCTGGAGTTTAGCTGAAACCATTTCTTCATTTTCATGTTTAAACCTTTGTTTTTCTACAATTCCCCATGTGAAATGTTCTTAAAATCCACTAAAACAGTCATCAAATATggaaaaagttaaaacaaatatagcatttatttaaaatgtatttacatattATAGTGTTCAATTACATAGAATGTTTGATATTACAAATATGATTTACTGTTGCTTGCTTTTAAAGGTAGTGTTTTTATAAGGAAACAGCTATTTCCTTATCCTAGTTCACTTCCTTATTAAAACCTAATTGCCAGTTACTTATTTTCCTATCTCCACTCCAGTTAGCTCTCCCAGAATGACTCAGTCTAGACTTAAAGTTCTCCTTCTAGTCAGAAACTCACCGGAAGGATGAGACAGACACTCTTCAGCTGGCAAACCTTCTTCAGCTCTCTCTGAAGTTTTCCTTCTGGCTAAGGGCTTGATGACAAGAACTCAGCAAAAAAGAAGTTACCCAGTTGCTTCCTCCTGATATCTCACTGCTTCTTGAGCTAATTGTCTTCTCTTGACCATCTAGCAAGAAGCCCCTCTTTGGGACTATGCCTGGAGTCTTTCTTTCCTAACAGCTCACAGCTATTACCTTCTGTGATTCCAGCTCTCTTCTTCAGCCTCTTTCCTTAGGCTATGCTGTTTTCTCCTTTGTCAAGCTCATCTTTGCCTAACTGACCAACTTGTGCCAACTGATATGACTGATTGACTCTGGACAGTGCTGGGCCCTCCTTTAAACACAttgttagtaggggtgtgcacggaccccccgctccgcttcacttgcagatccgccattttccggatcgggccgctccgccccgcccccgctccgcccacttccgctccgctccgcccggagctccagatccggatccggagctccgtttccccccccataggcttgcattgaaagctaaaaaattatacaactttttttctgttcaagttagaaacctcatgtttggcaccatgacacctcatggggatatacacacgcacgccaagtttcaaagcaatcccatcatcccctgatttttggcgaatttttgaaaatcgggcaccccacacacaacatccctgcgaggtgggcaggggaggagggagggaaggcaggcaggcatgcagctggcatttctgggggcataaggaagtgagccaaggataagccagtaatgcatataaaatggaataaatcaataaataaacaaaggaggggtggaattaaaagcagcagtgttgctcaataaacagcaagaagaattttttaaaaaaggctatatctgtcttttaccagcaatagggggacgtgcccgggggagggggaagtagctgccagttcaagacagccaccgacagctctgagaagaagtaaaacgctcacttcaactcataacaggcattgctccaccactgagaagtaaacgctcacttcaactcataataggcattgctctaccgttttactctctttggaaggctctaatggccttccagtgcaggagagagtgggggcacgtccacgatgagatgccctaggggagctcatccccttgcaccacatctattcagttgttcaccaaggttagggtggggagcagtgctgtgtttctatctcttattcttggcttagtatatgatttcaggttgtgtttgtgcatttggtagggctactgttttaaaaaacactgggaaaagcccgttcagatgaagaaagagaagtttcccagaatcccaagttacccgttttgcctatcccctcctctaactttgggatcatgtgatcatgaccgggagctgactctgcccctcagccctttgaaaaaggtatttttcccgccgatttttaaaaaacttctagcgcgcgacccggacaacgcagaaagttgagagtagtctcaaaatgacccgcatccacgactctctgtgcacaagaattttcagaacgatagcttaaaaaccaacccagttatgcccgagtctttccctcaatgcaatcctatgggcgaaaagccgaaaacgccgtttgagccgcgcagttgacccgattttcacaaaaatatagcacgcgacccagacaatgcagagaggtgagagtggtctcaaaatgacccccatccacgactctctgtgcacaagaattttcagaacgatagcttaaaaaccaacccagttatgcccgagtctttccctcaatgcaatcctatgggcgaaaagccgaaaacgccgtttgagccgcgcggttgacccgattttcacaaaaatatagcacgcgacccagacaacgcagagaggtgagagtggtctcaaaatgacccccatccacgactctctgagcacaagaatttctagaacgatagcttcaaaaagaacgtagttatgcgcgattatttgccgcaatgcaatcctatggtgaaatgttttcaagatggcgaccggagcgctccgcctgaactaggagctccgaaaaatggccgcttctcttcgccttgcttctagggggtccgcggtccgctcctactccgcctctgggtaaggcggagcaggccaatccgctactgcttctacgctcctaatcggagcggatcacacccctaattgttaGCTGTCTGTCTATTAGCCTATCTTTATGAGCTGATGAGTATAAAAACATTGTTTGTTAACTGGCCTATCATAAACTAACATTTTTAATTGTCATGTCTAGTATGTAAACTGACTGGAGTAACTGTGAGCCCCTGCGGTTCTTAACTGTTTCCTTAGTAGCAATAGTAGTAATAGCTTTACTATCACCAGGCGGACTGCAAGCGTAGGTCTCAGTAACAAAGTAACTATTAGGCTTCAGTTAGAGGTAATCTTTTCACCTCTCTGTCTAGAAAACCATTACAATCCTAACAATGTGACATTCCTTATTACacttatttatatgttttatacaATGTTTTAATCATATTTACTTCAGGATACGTGAAAACTTTTGATCATTTTTAGAGCTACAATTAATAGGAAGTGCCTAAAGAAGCCTAGGAAAGTGATTTGTAATAACTGTTGCTTTTTGGGTGCCTTTGTTTTGCCCAACAGAATTATAATCGACCTCCCATCATGGCATTGGCTGTCCCAGTGGCAGTGAAATTTCTCCAGAGGGGTAATAAAGAACTGTGCAGAAACATGTCCAGTTATCTCTCCCTTGCTGCAATTAGTAAAGCAGATCTGCTAGCTGAACACACAGAAACAATTGTAAAAAGTGTCTTGCAAGGTAAGAAACATGAGgattattttgttttgatttgccTGTTTGGTCCTGTAGGAGTTTCCATACGtgtgatcatttttaaaaaattattggaagatgatgatgatgatgatgatgatgatgatgatgatgatgattgaaagTTCATTAGACATAAGGTGGTTTCAAACTACAGTGACAAATGTTTGAATCCATCCTTACTAGATTTCATGTTCACTCACAATAGCCACCTTTACCTGACATGAAGGCATTTCCACATGATTAAAGGAAAATGGTCCCCAACTACCAGCCCTGCCTCTGATGTCACACCATCCCTGGCTCCATGCCTTATGTTCACACATTGCATGTGGTCATTAGGGGTAGTTCTAGCCAGTGCACATGACATTGTGGTGGGACTAGGCAGTGTGTTGCACTTCCCTTTCAATATGTAGACCTCCTTCACATGAGTAATGTCTGAAGTAATGTCTGACAGGGATAAAGACTTGCATATATTATATTGTTTAGACCAGAGATGAGGAACGTTTTTGGACCAAGGACCAAATTGGCTGTGGTCAAGCATGTTTGGGGCCACATACTAACAGTAGCCTCCACCATGTTTTcccaggggctgtctacatgcagggaaagccccacggtggctgcggaTCTGCACCATCAGTTAGACAACGTAagcgcagcttcgcagccactgcTGGGCTTCGCTGCGATGCTCCATTTTCAAACGGAGAGACGTCAATACAGCGCTTTCACTGTGTAACATCATTTTGcagccaatctggggtcaacctgggggtggaacctggtggaaggcgaccagcaactggtcaccttccaccaggaagagggcgggggaggTTGTGGGAACTTGATGTctgcccagaaaccccgcgctccctccACAACAGCAGGATTGCCCAACACAACCCTGGG
Protein-coding regions in this window:
- the VEPH1 gene encoding ventricular zone-expressed PH domain-containing protein homolog 1 isoform X2, whose translation is MHHLFGLVLGQKDLSRAGDLFSLDDSEIEGCLSEALEQIKIISSSPDYQTNDNDQAVVEICITRITTAIRETESIEKHGKALVALWESCLEHNLKPLGKDEDTPHAKIASDIMSCILQNYNRPPIMALAVPVAVKFLQRGNKELCRNMSSYLSLAAISKADLLAEHTETIVKSVLQGNSMLLRVLPSLYDKQVQPINSHLRELVALMSHLEQPEQHHLLRLLLIVAKKKQPEAHLHPPQMTAS